From the Methanobacterium sp. BAmetb5 genome, the window TAACTGCATCAGAGACTATATCATAATCAGCATACAAAACTATTCTTTCTACACGTACCACATCCTTAGCAGCAGGGTCAACAGAAGAATCAAGACGAGTCCCCCTCATTAAAACATTAGTTCCTGTGTTTATACTAGTAATATTCAGGGAATAACCATACTGATCACCCATCATGCCCTGGATCTGCGAGGAAGTTATACTACCCACTTTAGACGGTAAAAGATAATATCTCTTGGGTTGTTGTGAAGCATTATCATAACGAGCCAATCCTGGAACTTTCAGACCAGCGACATTGGATTCCCAGTTGTAAGGGTCCCCAGAGGTAGTTAAAAGAGCATTCATGGTATCAGCAGCCACTCGCTCGGTAGATCCCCTATAAACAACATCTTGCATCTGGTACATGAGGTTATCCATATCCGCAGCCACTAATCCCAGAACAAGAGTAAGGGGAATGAGTGCAAGTAATAAATCCAGGGAAAGAGCATAACCCCTTGAATCACGGTCCAGTAGTCCCACTTTCTTTTACTCCCCTATTCTTGTCAATTAAATGAAATAAACAACTCATAAATATTAGTTTCTGAAACTCTTCTTCTTCCATTATTATATAGTCTTAATAATATAAACTAATATGATTTTATTGGTATAAATCTTTTGTGCGAGTACTAATCTTAACCCCCTACCTCTGGCAATATTTAAAATTCAAAATAACTACAAGCAGTGCCCACCAATCAATAGTCCATCAGCCCAGAACCACTATTTTTAAAGCATAATCTATAATAATAATGTAAAGGATATAACATATAAAAAATTAAAAAATGATAACTATGGATAGCAGAGGGCAACTTTCCGCAGAATATATATTATTAGTGGGCTTTGTACTAGCCGTTGTACTTATTTTCGCCTGGTACGTTAGTGATCAAAGTGAACAGAACGTCATTGCCACTGCGGTAAGAGTGGGTGCCTCCAATGCTTCTGCAGAAATAGGAATTATGAACACCACCACCACACCCATCAGAGTAAATAAAGTAGATATGACCAGTGGTGAAAAGATCAACATCACCATATTCCTTTCCAATACTGCGCTTTCTCCACAACAACGACAGACTATTCTTGGCGGTGTAGAGCAATCCATAGAATCTGCAGGTTACACTGTAAACAGTCAGATTGACCCGGTATCCAATACAGTCAATACTCTGACCATCGACACTTCCAAACATGATTATTTAATCAAAATATCATGATCACAACTACTTACCTGAACTTATCGTTACTTAATATATCAAAAATAAATTGAGGATTAAAAATGGAAGAAGACTTTAAAATAAAGAAAACAGAAAGTTCCAAACCCAAAAAAAAGAGGAATATTAACAAATGGGGACTGGGCATCGCTTTATGTTTTATAGCCATAGGTTTAGTATGGTACGGTGTAAATTTAGGAAT encodes:
- a CDS encoding class III signal peptide-containing protein, giving the protein MDSRGQLSAEYILLVGFVLAVVLIFAWYVSDQSEQNVIATAVRVGASNASAEIGIMNTTTTPIRVNKVDMTSGEKINITIFLSNTALSPQQRQTILGGVEQSIESAGYTVNSQIDPVSNTVNTLTIDTSKHDYLIKIS